The following proteins come from a genomic window of Candidatus Thiodiazotropha sp. CDECU1:
- a CDS encoding PA2779 family protein — MLKSLFKRLLITFLVLNIAVIGFPSFVMASPIDTMTVITMDERTSHIDRIRSTMARDDVRSTLIGMGVNPVQAELRLNALTDAELVMLNQQMDELPAGGSALGVLGAVLLVLIVLELLGVTNVFTKL, encoded by the coding sequence GTGCTCAAATCCCTGTTTAAGCGTCTATTAATAACTTTCCTTGTTCTCAACATTGCAGTCATCGGTTTTCCCTCCTTTGTCATGGCATCACCAATCGACACCATGACGGTTATTACAATGGATGAGAGGACGTCGCATATCGACCGAATCCGTTCCACGATGGCCCGAGATGATGTGCGCAGCACACTGATCGGAATGGGTGTCAATCCTGTGCAGGCAGAACTGCGTCTGAATGCACTAACAGATGCTGAATTGGTGATGCTTAATCAGCAAATGGACGAGCTGCCAGCAGGCGGTAGTGCCTTGGGTGTGCTTGGCGCTGTACTGCTTGTATTGATTGTCTTGGAATTACTCGGCGTAACCAACGTATTCACCAAGCTCTAA
- a CDS encoding PA2778 family cysteine peptidase — MELEATPFYPQQQYQCGPAALATLLDQSGVSITAESLIPHVFLPEKKGSLQVEMIAASRRFGRIPYVINPDLNSLFDELQAGRPVLVLQNLGLQLWPVWHYAVVIGYSVEADAIFLRSGITRRETLSAHRFLHTWEHSNRWAMVLLKPGELPARPEQSPYLKAVAAMEHLVPGEALISAYQAALNQWPDSPIALFGLAASKHTMGELKAAEQIYRKLLGIDPDHIAAYNNLAEVLADRGCYKEAVVTINRALQKTPGELHQHLLETSREIGLRETENISQTSACKGTAID, encoded by the coding sequence TTGGAGTTAGAGGCTACACCCTTCTATCCGCAACAGCAGTACCAGTGCGGGCCGGCCGCACTAGCCACCCTACTCGACCAATCAGGCGTATCGATAACTGCTGAATCGCTGATTCCCCATGTCTTTCTGCCAGAGAAAAAGGGGAGCCTGCAGGTTGAGATGATAGCTGCCAGCCGTCGTTTTGGCCGGATTCCCTATGTGATCAATCCCGACCTAAACTCGCTGTTCGATGAGCTGCAGGCAGGCCGTCCGGTGCTGGTGTTACAGAATCTGGGTTTACAGCTGTGGCCTGTCTGGCACTATGCGGTGGTAATCGGTTACTCGGTAGAAGCGGACGCTATATTTCTGCGATCGGGTATCACCCGGCGTGAGACCCTCTCCGCACATCGATTTCTCCACACCTGGGAACATAGTAACCGCTGGGCCATGGTGTTATTAAAACCCGGGGAATTGCCCGCCAGGCCCGAACAATCACCCTACTTGAAGGCGGTCGCCGCGATGGAACACCTGGTCCCTGGCGAGGCGCTGATTTCCGCTTACCAGGCAGCTCTGAACCAATGGCCGGATAGTCCCATTGCACTTTTCGGACTTGCAGCCTCAAAACACACCATGGGAGAGCTGAAAGCGGCTGAACAGATCTATAGAAAATTGCTGGGCATAGATCCTGATCATATCGCTGCATATAACAATTTGGCTGAAGTTCTGGCCGATCGGGGTTGCTATAAAGAGGCGGTTGTTACGATAAATCGAGCCTTGCAGAAAACCCCGGGTGAATTACACCAGCATCTGCTTGAAACGAGCCGGGAGATCGGGTTAAGAGAAACAGAAAACATAAGCCAGACATCCGCTTGTAAAGGCACTGCAATAGATTAG
- a CDS encoding sulfite exporter TauE/SafE family protein produces MLESLSILHLSFAAGVIGVAYLVRGIAGFGSGLIAIPLLALMMPLTIAVPLIVFLDYIASASHGIKHREAIQWKEIVSLLPFAIAGVLTALFIFQSVDMEALKMGLGCFVLLFAIYSLFSFSGKTLISSLWSVPAGSMGGIIGTLYGTGGPFYVMYLKFRNIEKTQFRATFATIFLLDGAGRLAGYIYSGFFSMDLVLMMAVAIPLMVIGMFIGGHIHTNMSQQTFQRAISMLLVFSGLALLLK; encoded by the coding sequence GTGCTTGAGTCTCTTTCTATATTACATTTGAGTTTCGCTGCCGGCGTCATCGGCGTGGCTTACCTGGTGCGAGGTATTGCCGGATTCGGATCGGGTCTTATAGCCATACCGCTGCTTGCGCTGATGATGCCGTTGACGATCGCGGTTCCGCTGATCGTCTTCCTCGATTACATCGCCTCTGCCAGCCACGGTATTAAACACAGGGAGGCCATCCAGTGGAAAGAGATCGTCTCCCTGTTGCCCTTTGCGATTGCCGGTGTGTTGACCGCACTCTTTATCTTCCAGTCGGTCGATATGGAGGCACTGAAGATGGGGTTGGGCTGTTTTGTACTCCTGTTTGCGATCTATTCCCTGTTTTCCTTTTCCGGCAAGACCCTGATTTCATCACTATGGTCAGTCCCTGCAGGCAGCATGGGGGGAATAATTGGCACCCTGTATGGTACCGGCGGCCCCTTTTATGTCATGTATTTGAAATTCCGCAACATTGAGAAAACCCAGTTCAGGGCCACCTTTGCAACCATCTTCCTGCTTGACGGCGCCGGGCGCCTCGCGGGATATATCTATTCGGGTTTTTTCAGTATGGACCTGGTGCTGATGATGGCTGTGGCCATCCCATTGATGGTCATCGGGATGTTCATCGGTGGCCACATCCATACCAATATGTCACAGCAAACCTTCCAACGCGCCATCAGCATGCTGCTGGTCTTCAGCGGCTTGGCCCTGCTGTTGAAATAG
- a CDS encoding fumarylacetoacetate hydrolase family protein yields the protein MEQWLRYEHQGTTGFGTLSDDRINVYQGDMYNGAMATGETLALDAVKLLTPCEPTTMIALWNNFHSRAEKEGWSRPEHPLYFMKAETSFLDPGGAIKRPETYDGPVVYEGELGIVIGKHCKSVSEEDAENYIFGYTCVNDVTARGLLREDPLFVHWSRAKSFDTFSAVGPVIATGLDATTLIVRTLVDGDELQNYPVTDMFFKPLQIVSRLSHDMTLRPGDIIACGTSIGAGPMQQGCTVEVQIDGIGTLVNDFD from the coding sequence ATGGAACAGTGGCTTCGATATGAGCATCAGGGAACAACTGGCTTCGGTACCTTGAGCGATGACAGGATCAACGTCTATCAGGGAGACATGTACAATGGAGCCATGGCAACCGGGGAGACACTGGCCTTGGATGCAGTCAAGCTGTTGACCCCCTGCGAACCGACAACGATGATCGCGTTGTGGAACAACTTCCACTCCAGGGCTGAGAAAGAGGGCTGGTCCAGGCCGGAACATCCACTCTACTTCATGAAGGCTGAAACCTCTTTTTTGGACCCTGGGGGGGCGATAAAGCGACCAGAGACATATGATGGTCCGGTGGTTTACGAAGGTGAACTAGGCATAGTCATCGGCAAGCACTGCAAAAGTGTGAGCGAAGAGGATGCTGAGAATTACATCTTTGGCTATACCTGCGTCAATGATGTAACCGCTCGGGGTCTATTGAGGGAGGATCCCCTGTTTGTCCATTGGTCAAGGGCCAAGAGCTTTGACACCTTCAGTGCCGTTGGGCCGGTTATCGCGACGGGTCTGGATGCCACGACCCTGATAGTCAGGACCTTGGTGGACGGGGATGAACTGCAGAACTATCCGGTAACGGATATGTTTTTCAAGCCGCTTCAGATCGTCAGCCGCCTATCCCATGATATGACCCTCCGCCCGGGGGACATCATCGCTTGTGGCACCTCCATTGGCGCCGGGCCGATGCAACAGGGTTGTACCGTGGAGGTGCAAATCGATGGTATCGGGACCTTGGTCAACGACTTCGACTAG
- a CDS encoding ComEC/Rec2 family competence protein yields the protein MLQIGFIQTVTATSIKQGRNPVPSPDNMMTQPYKLFMTSFTIGALFFPLMVYTFHLWQHYTGSANLVSLPWYELFVLLTLLLLPLGALKLLKISWNTRDIPD from the coding sequence TTGTTACAGATAGGTTTCATTCAGACAGTAACAGCAACTTCAATCAAACAAGGCAGGAACCCTGTTCCTTCACCCGATAACATGATGACCCAGCCCTACAAACTATTCATGACCAGCTTCACTATCGGTGCGCTCTTTTTTCCATTGATGGTCTACACCTTCCACCTGTGGCAGCACTATACAGGTTCCGCTAATCTGGTCTCTCTGCCCTGGTATGAATTGTTTGTGCTCCTCACCCTTCTACTGCTTCCCCTAGGCGCGTTGAAGTTACTAAAGATCAGTTGGAATACCCGGGATATTCCCGACTGA
- a CDS encoding tetratricopeptide repeat protein gives MMQSSALLSSLLLCLLLVLNSGCSSTGSSKGVTSGNYANPATWLSAAEESERKGDLQNALFNLKVARTVSSRDAKINADIKRIEARIATQNKKRMSQAKKAVRQGKLTKARRYYLEVLSLNPKHKEALAGMRKLNERASKASMKKKVARSNSNYNNRTKKKKLAKGFHEEAYIYSRQEILQAEGKQANPDEQIKEIETHLKKFPKDAEVRELLSKTLLKQAATTFKAENYSDTLRYLEKAEHAFNSDTKRLEAIQKLRKGYGKELYVRGLRSSRREPAQSIKYWEYALKFDPDDKKSRLRLRNIQSM, from the coding sequence ATGATGCAGTCATCAGCGCTACTCTCGAGCCTGTTACTCTGTTTGCTTCTTGTACTGAACAGCGGTTGCTCATCTACCGGCTCAAGCAAGGGTGTGACATCGGGCAATTACGCCAATCCCGCTACATGGCTAAGCGCTGCCGAAGAGTCTGAGCGCAAAGGCGATCTGCAAAATGCACTGTTCAACCTCAAGGTGGCAAGAACCGTGTCGTCACGGGATGCAAAGATCAATGCGGACATCAAACGCATCGAAGCAAGGATCGCCACTCAAAACAAAAAAAGGATGAGCCAGGCCAAAAAAGCGGTTCGTCAAGGCAAGCTGACAAAGGCAAGGCGCTACTACCTGGAAGTCCTCAGCCTGAATCCGAAACATAAAGAAGCGCTTGCGGGGATGCGGAAACTCAACGAAAGGGCATCCAAGGCGTCGATGAAAAAAAAGGTCGCCCGTTCAAACAGCAACTATAACAACAGAACGAAAAAGAAAAAACTGGCCAAGGGGTTTCACGAAGAGGCCTATATCTATTCCCGTCAAGAGATACTTCAGGCAGAAGGCAAGCAAGCTAATCCCGATGAGCAAATCAAAGAAATCGAGACGCATTTAAAAAAATTCCCCAAGGATGCAGAGGTGCGCGAACTGCTATCTAAAACCCTCCTTAAGCAGGCGGCCACCACCTTTAAAGCAGAGAACTACAGCGATACCCTGCGCTATCTTGAAAAGGCTGAACATGCGTTCAACAGCGATACTAAAAGACTAGAGGCAATTCAAAAGCTGCGTAAGGGTTATGGTAAAGAGCTGTATGTCAGGGGGTTAAGAAGCTCACGCAGGGAGCCTGCGCAATCAATCAAGTATTGGGAGTATGCGCTCAAGTTCGATCCGGATGACAAGAAGAGTCGATTGAGGCTGCGGAATATTCAATCCATGTAG
- a CDS encoding polysaccharide deacetylase family protein encodes MKFSQLLICVLILTGCTPSILRYSPSQIIAKDRNFIVLRVGNEDTRSLARRYLGDETRYWVIEDANQPNPIKKGQEIIIPLNVENPTGIEFAGYQTVPILCYHRFGGRSDRMEVTPAEFRKQMEYLKENDYRVIPLKHLLGFLKGEQQLPRRAVVLTIDDGHRSIFKEAFPVLKEYGYPATVFVYSDYINNGGLKTAEISAMKKSGLISIQPHSKSHSNLTVRQAGESRRQYQRRVRQEISVPNEKLVKHLGERPRFYAYPFGDSNDLVIKELQANGMQLGLTVQKQSNAAFTYPYLLHRTMIFGDRDMQAFKKSLVTYRALRK; translated from the coding sequence ATGAAATTTTCACAACTACTGATCTGCGTGTTGATACTTACCGGTTGCACCCCTTCCATACTTCGTTACAGCCCCAGTCAGATAATTGCCAAAGACAGAAATTTCATCGTATTGCGTGTTGGTAATGAAGATACACGCAGTCTGGCAAGGCGTTATCTTGGCGATGAGACACGCTATTGGGTGATCGAGGATGCCAATCAGCCGAATCCGATAAAAAAGGGCCAGGAGATAATTATTCCACTAAATGTGGAGAACCCGACCGGGATCGAATTTGCGGGTTATCAGACAGTGCCGATCCTCTGTTATCACCGATTCGGTGGGCGCAGTGATCGAATGGAGGTAACGCCGGCGGAATTCAGAAAGCAGATGGAGTATCTGAAGGAGAATGACTACCGGGTGATACCGCTGAAACATCTGCTGGGATTTCTCAAAGGTGAGCAGCAACTGCCGAGGCGTGCTGTCGTATTGACCATAGATGATGGTCACCGCTCCATCTTCAAGGAGGCCTTCCCGGTCCTGAAAGAGTATGGCTATCCTGCAACTGTCTTCGTGTATAGCGATTACATTAACAATGGCGGTCTAAAAACGGCAGAGATCAGCGCCATGAAGAAAAGCGGGCTGATCAGCATCCAGCCCCATTCCAAGAGCCATAGCAATCTGACGGTACGGCAGGCCGGAGAAAGCCGCAGACAGTATCAAAGACGGGTACGTCAAGAGATCTCTGTCCCGAATGAAAAACTGGTCAAGCACCTGGGTGAGAGGCCACGCTTCTACGCCTATCCATTCGGCGACAGCAATGACCTGGTGATCAAGGAACTGCAAGCCAACGGCATGCAGTTGGGATTAACCGTACAAAAGCAATCGAATGCTGCCTTTACCTACCCCTATCTGCTCCATCGCACCATGATCTTTGGAGACAGGGATATGCAGGCCTTCAAAAAGAGCCTGGTAACCTACAGGGCCCTGCGTAAATGA
- a CDS encoding serine/threonine protein kinase, with the protein MDNQKPMPDTIGRFNLIEEIGEGAMSIVYKAFDPEINRTLAIKLLRGEVAADPEYRYRFLQEAKAAGKLTHPNIVTIFDVGEVEQGPYIAMEFLEGRTLEEMMDSNAPISVREAVVYGIQLAEALDYSHNRGIVHRDVKPGNIISPDDGHTIRITDFGIAHVDSPNKEHRTRMGAVLGTPQYMSPEQVEGFPVDGRSDLFSLGVILYQLITGEKPFVSETLTSLLMKIVQEEPPPIDDKTGEIPQSLKKIVEKLLNKKPEQRFQSGKELAAELRTVVHEIDEKQQHVNESNILPLRIKWTAVMAAVVSIAMILGSYLVYQKQVDAMIELALDSGGSLAEFIAVESAESVLIQDWVALETFVHEIKQRQQISYLRILDHKKILRASTSIQEVGKKLQAPEAMQKLREDDGIIISERELDNEMVFDFQAPLVFQNKQIGKVQLGLSQTPLIAAADLTFYTMLGLLVAVVLTVVIVAYLLATGITVPIRILRRAIAHVHHGNLGYRIRKERNDELGLLFSEYNRMAETLLKQRDEYQHQLQQQTVPQIIDGDDDSTNITIEQVTEEPPNKDVQELVAPEQEFDDATRIMPPKQNK; encoded by the coding sequence TTGGACAATCAAAAGCCTATGCCTGACACGATTGGAAGATTCAACCTGATCGAAGAGATCGGTGAGGGGGCAATGTCGATTGTCTACAAGGCATTCGACCCGGAAATCAATCGTACCCTGGCAATCAAGCTCCTGCGCGGGGAGGTAGCGGCGGACCCTGAGTATCGTTACCGGTTTTTACAAGAAGCCAAGGCCGCAGGAAAGCTCACTCATCCCAATATTGTCACCATTTTCGATGTTGGTGAGGTTGAGCAGGGGCCCTATATCGCGATGGAGTTCCTCGAGGGGCGGACACTGGAAGAGATGATGGACTCCAATGCCCCGATTTCAGTCAGAGAAGCGGTGGTGTATGGCATCCAATTGGCGGAGGCACTGGATTATTCCCATAATCGCGGCATCGTACACCGGGATGTTAAACCGGGTAATATCATCTCCCCTGACGATGGCCACACGATCCGTATTACCGACTTTGGCATCGCGCATGTGGATTCGCCCAACAAGGAGCACCGTACCAGGATGGGGGCGGTCCTGGGAACACCACAATACATGTCACCCGAGCAGGTCGAGGGATTTCCTGTCGATGGACGATCAGATCTGTTTTCCCTCGGCGTCATTCTCTATCAGCTCATTACCGGGGAGAAACCTTTCGTTTCCGAGACCCTGACCTCCCTGCTGATGAAGATTGTGCAAGAGGAACCTCCGCCAATCGATGACAAGACAGGAGAGATTCCGCAAAGCCTGAAGAAGATTGTCGAGAAACTGCTTAACAAGAAACCTGAACAGCGTTTTCAGTCGGGTAAGGAACTCGCCGCGGAACTACGTACCGTGGTGCATGAGATTGATGAAAAGCAGCAGCACGTCAACGAGTCAAATATTCTGCCGCTGCGGATCAAGTGGACCGCGGTCATGGCGGCGGTAGTCTCAATTGCCATGATTCTGGGATCTTACCTGGTGTATCAAAAACAGGTGGATGCAATGATTGAATTAGCCCTCGATTCAGGGGGGTCACTAGCGGAATTCATTGCAGTGGAGAGTGCCGAATCCGTACTCATCCAGGACTGGGTCGCGCTGGAAACATTCGTTCATGAAATCAAACAGCGGCAACAGATCAGCTATCTCAGAATCCTCGATCATAAGAAGATCCTGCGCGCCAGCACTTCCATTCAAGAGGTGGGTAAGAAACTACAAGCGCCTGAAGCCATGCAAAAACTGCGTGAAGATGATGGCATCATTATTTCCGAGAGAGAACTGGACAATGAGATGGTGTTCGATTTTCAAGCGCCGCTGGTGTTTCAAAACAAACAAATCGGCAAGGTTCAGCTTGGCCTGTCTCAGACACCTCTGATCGCAGCCGCCGATCTCACTTTTTACACCATGCTGGGACTGCTGGTCGCGGTGGTGCTGACGGTTGTCATTGTCGCCTATTTACTGGCGACGGGTATTACCGTACCGATCAGGATTCTGAGGCGTGCCATCGCCCATGTGCATCATGGCAACCTGGGTTATAGGATCCGCAAAGAGCGGAACGATGAATTGGGATTGCTCTTTTCGGAATACAACAGAATGGCGGAGACACTGCTGAAACAGCGGGATGAGTATCAGCATCAACTACAGCAACAGACTGTCCCGCAAATTATCGATGGGGACGATGACTCTACGAACATCACTATTGAACAGGTGACCGAAGAGCCCCCGAATAAGGATGTGCAGGAGCTGGTTGCACCAGAACAAGAGTTCGATGACGCAACCAGAATCATGCCACCCAAGCAGAACAAGTAG